Within Calliopsis andreniformis isolate RMS-2024a chromosome 4, iyCalAndr_principal, whole genome shotgun sequence, the genomic segment GAGTCATCATGACAAACGTGTTGAAGATAACAGTGAAGTGCTGTGTTGGACCTCCGCCAGCCTGTGCTACTCCTCGGCCTGTTTCGATGTCAAGCATCTTATCACCTATAAATTAAACAAATTCATcgttaaaaaatttgtttaaatagATCGCATTTTGAACCATAATTTGATTTTCATTCTCTTTTTAATCAAAAATTATTCGAATTTCAAAGGCGAAGGCATGATAATTACCAACGAAAAGAAGCATGAAAATAACAGCCAACTGATAGATTGCTTGGCCAAGGATGTTCTTCATCATTGTTCTGGAGATTAAGGGTTTCGTGCGACCGTATGGTTTGCGAAGAAGGAGATCAGGCGTAGGCAATTCGGTGGCCAAAGCTAATGACGCTAACGTGTCCATGATCAGGTTCACCCATAACATTTGAACCGCTTTAAGAGGTGAATCTTGCACGGCACATGCCCCGATAAAAGCAACTATAACGGCGACAACATTGACGGTCAGTTGAAACTGCAAGAATTTCGCTATACTATCGTAGACGTTTCTACCCCACATAACCGCTTTCACAATCGACGAGAAATTATCGTCCGTTAGAATAATATCGGAAGCTTCTTTGGCGACATCAGTACCGGCAATACCCATGGCAAAACCGACATCCGCCTTTTTCAAGGCCGGACCGTCATTCGTACCATCACCAGTCACAGCAACAACTTCACGACTTGCGGTCGCTTGACTATCGATTATGCCTTTCACAAGCGTGTACTTATCCGTGGGTGATGATCTAGCTAATACCCTCAACTTGGGCCACACTTTGTCCAATAGATGCTGCTGTACTTCGCCATTATTATCTCGGATTCTCCTATTAAATTCTTTGCCCTCGAGAATAAGAAAATCTTCGTTTGGCTTCAGGATGCCACATTTCAAAGCGATAGATcgcgctgtgtttatattgtctcCCGTCACCATTCTTACAGTGATACCAGCCTTCTGACACCTTCTTATCGCGTCAGGCACCTCAGGACGCACCGGATCCTCGATACCAACGATGCACAAACACGTTAGATTGTTCACAATATTTTCTTCGTCGTCCCAATTCGGCTCGTTGTCGATGTGAACCTGATTAATTTCTGCCTTGCCAGGAACAAAGTCGCGATAAGCTACGGAGATGGTACGAAGACCGTCACATGCCATCGGCTCGATTACGTTCTTCACTAAACGATCTTGCATTTCCTTGGTAAATTTCTCCAAATGACCTTCGCGACCATATATAAAGGCACATCTGAAATGATAGAAAAAAAGTATTTGACATTAATCCTATCAATCGTTTTACATAAGTAGTTAAAACCAATGTAACTGGTATCGTATCGAATCAAAAGATTTTAAACGATACATTAGTGATACCAACATTAATACACATGACAAGTCACGTAAACTATTGCAAATGAATATTTCTTAAAACGAATGAAATATCAAAActcttttaaatgaaatacCACAATTTCTATCTCATGTACAAACACGTATACAATAATATATTGTTATATGACATGCAAAGGACCTTAATAAAGACGTAAAGAACAAAATTTATTGAGTTTGTACACAAATTATTCCACGTATATTGACTTTTGAATACCTATGACAATACTTTGGAAGCATTGAATATATTCTAGGAATCCATTCTATTAATAAGAAAAAAGATCCACTTATTAAAATTGTTTGAAATTCACTAAATAGTGCATCTTCATATACACTACATAATCATGAAGTCAGAAATGTAGCCTTTCATTTCACATACAATTGAAtcgatgagttgaagaacaatACAAGTTCTAAAAAACTACACTTTGTAGTAGTTCCATGCATTTTACACATCTGGATTCCAGAGTTAGAGTGTATTATGTCCACTTGTTTTGTGTGACGTTTTGGCTTTGGATCCTAAACATGGttttaagattatttgaaaatggttaATTCTGGACttttactgttcttcaactcaccaatTCCAAGGTATGTTTTCACTAAACTTAATGGTAAAAACATCTATTAAATAAAAACAGCATAACATACTTCTTCATAATGATCTCAGAAGCGCCCTTAGTGAAGAGCCTAAATCCTCCACCCTTCCTTGGTATGACAGTAGACATACTCTTCCTAACGCTATTAAACGTGTAGACCCGCGTGAAGGTTTCCTCAGGTTGATCGTCTCGTATCGTTTGATAGTTCATGCCCAGGGCAACTACAAATCCAAGTAAGGCACATTCGGTTTTATTGCCGACTTGAAGCGGCAATTCTGTAGGGTCCTGCGAGGGCATTATTCTGGATGTGTACGCCGAATTAACGGAAATAGCTTGGATTATGAGGTTCCCAACGTGACTCGGTATATCCGAGAATTTTGGGATTGTTTTGCTCATTTTCTCACAAATATATGACTGAACAACGGTCATCCGATTTGTTGTTAGCGTGCCAGTCTTGTCTGAACAGATCGCTGTGGCGTTGCCCATTGTTTCACAAGCGTCTAAATGACGCACTAAGTTGTTATCTTTCATCATTTTCTAGAAATGAGACAAAAAATATACTTTTTCcaacaatttttataataaagaaataaaatgcAAGCAACTATTAAATACTGTGCTCCGCTGACAAGAGAAACCCCGGAGCCAACAGATCTACATTGCAGTCAGGGCTCTTTTTGTCAAAAGAGCGCTTTAAATATAAGATTGAGTAATCCTTTCAGCGGAACGGATCTTTCAAAACATTTTCCACTTTTAACCCTCGAAAGGCGAATGGTATTTGATGGACACAGAAGACAAATGTAGGATCATTTTGACTCATAATAAAATTCCTATTGTAAAGTAGTTTTGAGAAGGAATTATATAGGAATACGCATTTTGAACATTATACACTTTACTTCTTTTTAGTTTTCTGTATACTTGATACGTAAAATAAGTGCATTTTTTTGTACGATTCTTacagataaatttattatactttttatttatttgatcAATTATTTGTATATAACAGTatgaatataaatagttatagatatataaaatattaacaattaagatacaagcaaaaaaatacacaaaaatcgAGACAGTTTATTAACTGGAATCATAGATCAACGAGGCTGTTTATTGATACTTAGAGACTGACTTTTGACATCTTGTACTGTATTTGGGGTCAAAGTGTCCCTGAATTTGTCGTATGAGGGTTAAACTATATTTTAGAAAATCCCATCTGTACATCTTTTATAAACTTTTTCTACTTATATAATCTCCTTCTATTTATTAGTTTttataactaattttttatatttacctTAACGGAATAAGCGAGAGACAAGGTGACAGCTAGAGGAAGACCTTCGGGAACGGCGACTACAAGTACCGTTACACCAATGATAAAATGCCGCACCAGATCGCCAGCGTACGTCCTTTTCCAAGGTTTCCCCTGTATGACAAACGTCGTTACGCAGAACTGAATGACTAGAATGACAACGGTAAGCACTGCTATGGTCGAGCCGGCATAACCGATTTGTATGGCGAGTTTAGTTAGCTTGGATTGAAGAACACTCTTTTCCTTCTTCCCTTCTGCGGCACTATGACTAGCCGCCGCATGATGATTTTCCCCTCCCTCGTGTTTGCCTCCAGCACTCACATGACTGTTTCCAGTTATTTCTACAGCTTCGTCTCCTTTATTTACAACATAAAAATTGGCttgaatttttttatacaattatttttcaaattcgATGCCTGCACTTTTCCTTTTGTTTTACTGTTTAATAAAGCTGTTTTGAAATGTTTTTATCGAGTTATTTTACTTACTTATTATTTTATCTTATTACTGCATTTTTAATAATCTGATGTTAATGTCTGACAGGCATTCCTATTTGTAACTACTTGCTTGTAAAAAAGTAATTAATGTACAATATGATTGAAGTAAGAAAAATGGCATTTGCAGGAATCGAACTTCCTTAAATACTTATAATTAAAGTACTCTTGTGTCTTCTACTTTATCATACTGGCAACTAATATTAGTAATCAGTATCTATTGAAGAAAGGGAAGAAGAAATGTAAATAGTACAATAAGCCAGCAAAGTATAATTGAGAAATCATTTGAAACGCATAACCAGTTACATGTTTAGAAAAGTACAGATATGAAGAAATCATAGAAATATGAAAAAGACCAGTTATTAAAATACAGAAGAAAGAAGCTATACAGAACTAGATAGTAACCACTAGACTTATCAAATGCATAAACCACTGTTGTCGAAACATTCAGAGATGATTACAGAAGTACAGAGAAGCACGGACAAGACAATTTTGTCATTTCCTTTGGAGAAATCCTTTTATCCATTTtaagtataaaaataaattaattaaatagaaaAGGAAGAACAATAATAAAAGTAAAGAAAAAGTTAACTTAATGAACACAAGAAATATTTGACATAAATAAATAGGTAAAAGTGTGCAGTAACAAAACAGATAGAGTAAAAGGTCAAAGATTCAAATCAACAGTGTCCCTATCTTTTAATCGGCTGTATAATTTTCCACGTATATACTATATACTTTATAAAAGTAGAAAAGAAAGAACTAAATACGCGCGTGTGCTTATTTAATGTACACGTACACGTTTAACATCAATGTATGATGAATAGTAATGATTTATGATAGTACTTTATTCACCTGTTAATGACTTCTTCTTCCGCTGCTTCTTAGCCTCTAGATAAAAAAACGCATGCAAAACAAAATTGATTAGCAATCTATCTAAAAATGTAATATGCCAGTCGTAAATTACGCCATATTCGtaatttcatattattttcATTCAATTTCTCAATTCTAAGGTCTGTTTGTGATTTTGATCAAACTCTTAATCCTAAGTAAACAGCCCAGAAGGTTCGAACTTTAGCTATTCACTTCTTTTGTGTTATACATTTCTTCATTCTATTAATTAGTGCATCTGAACAGCACATTCAGAAGTAGTATATGAAAGAACATTCTGCAACACTTAAAAGGCCTTCCAGGTTGTATAACAACAACAGACACACACAATAGCATAAATCACAAAAAAGCGTAAAAAGTCATGTCTGCTATTTAATTTTACGTTTTAAGGTCGATTCtcattattaaatttaaatatgaatatttttttacagtATTACAGTATTTagaaaaaagtaatttttaatcatttttaagtTTGAACTTGCTTAGGTGACCATTTAAGAGTGTCGGactattttctaaatatttcatACTTCTTATATTACTGTTATAACAAGAATCAATCTTTAAACATTATAAGTATGAATATTATTCCTAAGTCATTCAATAAAAGTATTCTGTACATAAACACATAAGACAGAGATACAAACGTTTATGACAAAAAGCAAACTGATACTTATATAGAATCGGGCAATAACTGTGTCTATCTAAAATGTTCTAGAATATCCGTGCCATGTTTGgagatataaatatattttatgtataCAAATTGTGCGGCAACAAGAAGTCTAACAAGTACAAGTAATTACTTTTTTATGAGCGGAAAAgtagtttgaaaattttaaagtaaTTTTTTGTATATAACATGTTATACCTTTAGACCAATAACAGATATTCAAAAGATTTCAATAACTCTGGTAtaaaattattcaatattggaGGGATGAAATGGTAACTCATGTTTTTAGAAGATGCTTGAAAAGTTGCCCGCTTGCATTGATGaaaaatttaaattgtatttgttAAAGTATATATTATTGAGAtgatagaaatataaaaataggaAACAAGATTAAATAATTTCATGTTCCAAGTCGTTTGCTAACATGCAAGCGATTAATTGATTCTTCTTGAGAGTATTAAAAGGCAGCAAAAGCCAACAGTATGAGAAAATATACAACAAATCATTGCAGCATGTACTAAAGGAATAATTATTACGTTgtgaataattattgcattgaaTGCAAACAACTATTACTTTGATCACCTTTTATGATCTATCAGCAATTGTTTTACTGCTTTATTTAATGCCTAATAACTTTCTACAACAGTTCGTTCAATTTGTTTGAATATCTATGATTGCATCAAAGATAGCAAAGTACAGTATGCTGTTTAAAAAAGCAGAAACCCTTATAATACCCAGAGTGCCTCCAACCACAAAAAGTTATTACAGGCATAATGATCTCCATGCATACAACTTTTTAACATTTTGAAAAACTTCTGAGAAATAGATTGACAAAGTTATTGTCCCAACTTGTATATTctagaaaaatgtaaaaatattctgaagatatgaatataatCAGCTAATATATGGAAATAAGAATATGCAATATTCATATAAATGACTCTATTGTCATTTAGTTCAGACTGATTTCAATGAATTGGAATTTGAACACATTTATTTTGATAACATATTTagtttgtaaatttaaaaaaaaaaggaaatgttCTCTTTGTCTTGTGTTTTAAATATCTTTCAAATAGTAGTTAGTAACTATTTCAAACACTGTCTGAAAATGTTGAAACACATGCCAAGAAAACAAATGTAACAAGTACCTAGAATTAAATtaacagtaaaatattttcacacCAATTCAAAATAAACACCATGCATCAACTTATTTCTCTATGCTAATTTTTGTTGTAACATGCGTATATTTTACCTGCTACttctttttaattgtatttcagtAATtggataattaatattttatatattgcaGAAGTAGCGagatgaaattatttttttttaaatactatGAATAACATAAAATTGTAAATTATGTCACCTTGAAAGTAATTTTAGAAA encodes:
- the Pmca gene encoding plasma membrane calcium-transporting ATPase 3 isoform X3 is translated as MATIDGRPAQYGITLKQLRELMEHRGREGVNKINSHGGVQEICKKLYTSPSEGLSGAAADIQHRRDTFGSNLIPPKPPKTFLQLVWEALQDATLIILEIAALISLGLSFYHPADEEETSVSMEDDEAKYGWIEGLAILISVIVVVLVTAFNDYSKERQFRGLQSRIEGEHKFSVIRQGEVKQISVADIVVGDICQIKYGDLLPADGILIQSNDLKVDESSLTGESDHVKKGESFDPMVLSGTHVMEGSGKMLVTAVGVNSQAGIIFTLLGAAVDQQEQEIKKMKKEAKKQRKKKSLTGDEAVEITGNSHVSAGGKHEGGENHHAAASHSAAEGKKEKSVLQSKLTKLAIQIGYAGSTIAVLTVVILVIQFCVTTFVIQGKPWKRTYAGDLVRHFIIGVTVLVVAVPEGLPLAVTLSLAYSVKKMMKDNNLVRHLDACETMGNATAICSDKTGTLTTNRMTVVQSYICEKMSKTIPKFSDIPSHVGNLIIQAISVNSAYTSRIMPSQDPTELPLQVGNKTECALLGFVVALGMNYQTIRDDQPEETFTRVYTFNSVRKSMSTVIPRKGGGFRLFTKGASEIIMKKCAFIYGREGHLEKFTKEMQDRLVKNVIEPMACDGLRTISVAYRDFVPGKAEINQVHIDNEPNWDDEENIVNNLTCLCIVGIEDPVRPEVPDAIRRCQKAGITVRMVTGDNINTARSIALKCGILKPNEDFLILEGKEFNRRIRDNNGEVQQHLLDKVWPKLRVLARSSPTDKYTLVKGIIDSQATASREVVAVTGDGTNDGPALKKADVGFAMGIAGTDVAKEASDIILTDDNFSSIVKAVMWGRNVYDSIAKFLQFQLTVNVVAVIVAFIGACAVQDSPLKAVQMLWVNLIMDTLASLALATELPTPDLLLRKPYGRTKPLISRTMMKNILGQAIYQLAVIFMLLFVGDKMLDIETGRGVAQAGGGPTQHFTVIFNTFVMMTLFNEFNARKIHGQRNVFQGIFTNPIFYSIWIGTCLSQVVIIQYGKMAFSTKALTLEQWMWCLFFGVGTLLWGQLITTIPTRKIPKILSWGRGQPDDIGAINLGDEKFDPDSDKKPRAGQILWIRGLTRLQTQVIGGELQERLIPVPYSKSSTDQAIRVVNAFRQGLDARYTSEHSSTTLAEVLRKQSSLSKRLSQTSSIEYADNNPDELTIPEIDVERLSSHSHTETAV